The DNA region CTGTTGGATACCCACCATAATCCGCTTTCACTTGATCATCGATGATCACAAAGCTCATTTTTTCAATGGTTTCCGGATTTTTTATGTAATCCATTAGATCGCCACTCTTTCAATGATCAAATCTGCCATTTTCTGATCAAATCCGATGTTTTCCAGTAATCGAATCTTTACTTCCGGGTATAGCTGGGTCATTTCTTCTAATTTCGCCGGTATGTCCATTCGAATATGGTTACCATTAAAAATAAAAAAGGGTAATATGGTCAAATCTCTTACATTCATCTCATGAAACTTCAAAAAGGCCATCTCAACACTGGGCAACATCATCTGCAAATAAGCCTTCTCCACTTGATCATAATTTACAGATGCTGACACAGCCTCCAAATACTTGGTCATGATTTGATCGGTTTCATCGACTTTACTTCCATGGGCCAAAATCATTAGTCCTTTTTTCATAGTTTTTCTCCCTTTCTTTTTTGGAAATAAAAAAAGCATTAAATTCACTTAATCTTCTTTAGATTAAGTGAATTTAATGCTTTTAGAAATAACATCTATTTCTTTAGAACGAAGAGGCTAAGCCTCGCTTTTCAAAGCAAATTGTTCACGGCGGGAAAGACTTCCTTGAAGTTAATGCTATGCTTAAAAGCATTAACATACCATCGTCTTTCCTAGAGATTTAAAAAACCAGTCCCTTTGGACTGGTCTATAAATAATCGCACGCGATTTTCACAGAATCCTCCTCCCGAAGATTATAAGTAAATACATAGCGTGGCAGGTCTCCTGGCTCGGGGATCATCCTACTTTCTCGCCTTCCCAACTAAGTCAGTGGCATTTGAGATTTCGTACTCCCTTACAGTAGCGGGGGCTGCAAAGGCTTCTACCTTTTTCCCTATTAACCTGTCGTAAAAACAGGACCGCACTACAAATATGAATTTTTTTCAGTATAACATATGCCTCATTTTTATTCAATGGCTAAGATGTCGATTTTTTCTTGTCATTCTTATTGACGATCATAATGGTTATTATTAGTAGTATCTATATATAATTCTTGTTAGCGCGAACAAATGATGATACAATACCCTCATACACCGACACTACGAGTATCCTCTAACAATGAATGCTACGCAACCCTCTAACAAAAAAAAGGTATTTTCGACACCTTATAATAAGAAAGGTATTTTATGAAATTAAAAGGAAAAATTGTTCTCATTACAGGAATCATCATCGTTATCGCCATCAGTATACAAGGTATTGTAAGCACATTGGCCTCCAATAGTGCTATGGAGTCTGTCGTCACTTTACAGCTTCAAGACCAAATCAGCAATATAAAAAGTGATATTCAATCTGCAACGGAAGTTGTTGCTATAACCCGAAATGCTCTAGATGAGAAAAATATTGCTTTAACCAAGTCTATTGTGCAGCTTATAGCTGAGGATGAAACATGGCTTGAGACCGGTAGAATGTCTGCCTTAGCCAACCAATTAAACGTCTCAGAAATCCATGTAATTGACGGATCCGGTGTATTAACCCATGGTAATATTGAAGGTTTTTATGGATTTGATTTCAGTACTTCTGAACAGACGCTGCCATTTTTAGACTTAATTGGTAAAACCGATGGCGTATTAGCTCAAGCGCCTGAAGCACGTGGAACAGACAACACACTTTTTCAGTATATTGGTGCTTCCAGAATAGATGCACCCGGCTTGGTCCAGATTGGTATTGAACCAACGGCTGTTCAAGAACTATTGGATAATCTGGATGTCCAAAAAAGCATTGAACGTTTGGTTGTTGGTGAAGGTGGCTATGCTTTAATTGTTGATGAAAATGATACAATCATCAATCATAAAGATATGAGCTTCGTCGGTAAGAATGTGGAAGAAATTCCTTGGTTAAGTGGTACACTTAGTCAACCCGATGCAATTGATACAATTCATGATGATGGCGTCTCCTATTATGCCATGTCACACAGCCTTGATGGTATAAGATTAGTTGTCACTTATCCATTGGCCGAAGTCGAACGTATTCGCATGGCATCTGTTATTAATAATGTAATCGGTATCCTCGTTGCTATTATTTTACTGGTATTGATTATACAATGGATTATTGGAAAATGGGTTTCAAAACCTATACGCCTTATTCAAGAAGGTATGAATGAAGTTGGTCAAGGTAATTTTACTGCTTCTGTTAACTATCACTCAAAAGATGAAATAGGGGCTCTTGCTCTTGATTTTACCAAAATGACTGAAAATGTAAGACGCCTCATACATGAAACAACCCAACGAATCGAATCTGTTGCAAGTGCTTCAGAGCGCATTAATCATAATGTAGATGGTCTTACAACTTCCAGTAATGAAACAACCAGAGCCATCGAAGAAATCGCAAATGGTGCCAGCGAACTAGCTTTAAATGTAAATGACCGACTTATAGCCGGTAAACAATTAGGTGATAGTGTGAATATGATCTTTGACCGTTTATCCGAAGCTAAAAATGAATCAGATGGTATGGTCAACTCTAATGCACTAGGACGTACAAAAATCAACACTTTACAAACAGTATTTAAAACCACGGTGCAAAACACCAATGATGTGGCAAACAATGTTAATACTCTAAACAAAAGCTCTCAAGCCATTGAAAACATCGTCGTCACCATTCAAGGTATTTCTGCTCAAACCAATTTATTAGCACTCAACGCTTCTATTGAAGCGGCACGTGCCGGAGAAGCCGGTCGTGGTTTTGCAGTCGTAGCTGATGAAATCAGAAAGCTTGCAGAACAGTCCTCTCGCTCTGCTGAAGAAATCAATGACATCATAGCAGGCATTATCCATGTGGTAGAAGGCACCAGTAAAACCGTAGTTGAAACACAAAATTCTGTCGAGTCTGCTCAACTCAACCTTGACGAAACCGTTTCTGTATTTGATGACATGGATACCAGTGTTACAAAAGTTGAAGGTGTCATTGATGCCTTCATTACAGAAACCAAAAATATTGAACAACTTAAAAATGAACTGCTCACTTCACTTGAATCCATGGCGGCCATCAGCCAAGAATCCGCTGCTTCAACAGAAGAAATCAACGCTTCAACGGAGGAGCAGATGTCAAGAGTCACAGAAATTAGTGAAGCCATCTTACATCTGAACGAAGACATTCTTAAGCTATCTGATGAGATGCAACATTTTGAAGCTTAAACTATAACCAAACGATATTATAAAATCATAAAGGAGGCACAAAATGCATAGTCATCCTAGATTATGTATTTAGTGCCTCTTTTATATGATGTTTTATATGCCGTTTTTTATTCTACCTATTTAATAGTACTTTTTCCGTCATCAATACACCATCATCAATGAATTTTGGACAAAGGCTGGTAAACAGTCCTTTTTCTTTAATGATCTTTAGGTCAGATTCTATGGAAGGGTTGTAGCCAAGCAGAGTCTTACAAAGTATAGAGCCGTTTTTTTCTTCAAACATGCTTTCAAAAGCTATTATTTTTTCGGCTATATGAGCCTTACCAGTAACGTCACCTTCTTCATAAAAGCCCTCTTTTAAACCGATTGCCATTAGTGCACCAGTAACCGCGCCACACACTTCACCTTGGCGCATACCACCACCAAAACCACTGGCAATCTTAAATGCCGTCTCTTTGTTCACACCTAGTTCTTCGCAAAAAGCACCTAGAACAGATTGGGCACAATTGTAACCGCAAGCGAATAATTCTAAAGCATTTTCATTTTTTGTCATATAGTCCTCCTGATTTTTAATAAGATTATAATTAAGCGGCGTACTGTTATAAACTTTTTAGCACTTCTTTTTGAATGTCTATAAAAGTCTTTAGTACCTCATCATCATGGGCCATGGATAAAAACATGGCTTCAAAAGTTGATGGGGCCAAAAGAATTCCCGCCTCAAGCATGCTTGCAAAATAGCGTCCAAACACTTCTGTGTCCGATTTCATAACAGAATGATAATCCGTCACCGGCTCTTTTGTAAAAAACAGACTCAGTAGTGAACCCACTCGGTTCACCTGGCCTTGGATACCGGCCGCCTTCAGGTTGTCAATCATAGCTGTTTCAAGGAAAACCGCTTTTTCTTCTAATTGCCTATAGATCTCAGGATGCTTTTCTAAATAGTTTATGGTATTAAGACCCATGGCCATCGCCACCCTATTCCCAGATAAGGTCCCAGCCTGATAAACATCCCCAAGTGGTGATATATGAGCCATGATATCAGCCCGTCCGCCATAAGCACCAACAGGCATACCACCACCAATGATTTTACCAAGACAGGTTAGATCCGGTTGAATATTATAATAACCCTGTGCGCCGCCAAGGCCAAGTCTAAATCCGGTAATGACTTCATCAAAGATGAGCACTGTTTTTGTAGACATCGTTAAATCTCTTAGGCGCTTAAGAAATGCTTGGTCTAAGGGTACAATGCCCATATTGGCAGCAACCGGTTCTACGATAACGCCGGCCAATTCATGACCATGTCTTGCCCATAGTGCTTCAAGACCTTCTATGTCATTGATTTGTCCAACTAAAGTGTGTTCAACCAGAGCATCCAGTACACCGGCACTGGTAGGTACATTAAAGCTTAGTCCACCTGAACCGGATTTGATTAATAAACCATCTGAATGGCCATGGTAACAGCCTTCAAACTTAAGTATTTTATCACGTTTGGTATAACCTCTGGCCAAGCGAATGGCACTCATGGTCGCTTCTGTACCTGAGTTCACCATCCTAACCATTTCCATGGAAGGCATCAGACGGTTGATGGTCTGTGCCATTTCAACCTCTATGGCTGTGGATAGACCAAAGCTAATACCTTCTGATAATACACCGGCTACCCCTTCTAAGACCACAGGGTTGGCATGGCCTAATATATGGGGACCAAAACCACCGATAAAGTCAATATAGGCCTTATCTTCCACATCCCAAACTTGAGCCCCTATGGCTTTTTTAGCAAAAATTGGTGGGGTGTCAACAGAACCAAAAGATCGCACCGGACTATTCACCCCGCCTGGCATCACTTTTTTTGCCGCTTCAAAAAGTTCTTTATTTTTCATAATCAACCTACCTATTCACTGTATTTTTCAATGAGTTCTTGTACTACAGGGGCAAAATAACTAAGAATTAGATTTGCACCGGCTCTTTTTATGCCGATTAAAGACTCATAGATGCTTTTTTCGGCGATAAGATTTTCTCTAACACCCCGTTCTAACATGGCGTATTCACCACTGACTTGGTAGGCTGCAATAGGCCTGTTAAACCGTTCAGAAGCCTTTGAAACGATGTCCAAATAAGGCATGGCCGGTTTAACCATGAGGATATCTGCCCCTTCTTTAACATCCAACTCAAATTCACTTATAGCTTCAGATGCTCGGTGAAAATCCATCTGATAGGCTTGTCGATCACCCATTGCAGGAGCTGAATGGGCCGCATCTCTAAAAGGTCCATAGAAAGAGGAGGCGTATTTGGCACTATAGGCCATAATTGGTAGATGTTCAAAACCGTTTTTATCCAGTGCGGTTCTAAGACTATTAATACGTCCGTCCATCATATCCGAAGGTGCCACCATGTCTGCACCCGCTTTGCCATGACTGATGGCAATCTTGTCTAAGGTTCTTAAGGTTTCTTCTCGTTTGATTTTACCTTGTGGATCAAAGAAGCAGCAGTGACCATCCGACTTGTATTGACACAGGCAGATGTCTGTGATTAAAAAAATCTCAGAACTGATAGCTTTAATGGCCCTTAAAGCTTTTTGAACAATGCCGTTATCGTCATAGGCACATGCCCCTTCAGCATCTTTTTCATCGGGCACACCAAAAATCAGTAAACTCTTAATCCCTTTAGACTGCCACTGGGGCACCAATCGTTCCAGTTGATCCACGCTAATGTGGTATTGACCTTTCATGGATTCTATTTCTTTATATACGTTCTCACCTTCCACGATGAAAATCGGGTAAATCATATCGTCCATGGTCAATTGTACATCCCGAACCATCTTTCTTAGTACGCCATGTTGCCTTAATCGTGTTGGTAAATATCCCATATTGCTAACGCCTACCCTTCTTTTAATACTATTTTTATAATGATATCTTCTCCATAATCGTTTCGTATATACCTTGATATGAATGGGTTGTTGCCTCATGTATAAGTGACCAGTGATATTCTTTTAACGCTTCTGTGGTCATGGGACCAATGGAATACGCCGGTATTGACCGAGACATCTGTGTATAATTCTCATTATTTGTGGCTATAAAAGCTTCTACGGCAGACCGGCTGGTGAAAACAACCCCATCATACCATTGTTCCTGAAGGTCCACTTTTATTTTAGTGGGAAGCACTTCATATAGATGAACGTCCGTCACTTGAGTTTTCTCACTTAAGGCTTTAATAATCTCTGTATTCCCTAGTTTGGACCTATAAAAACAAATACCTTGACTCAGTTGTTGTCGGTCCATCTTATGATGTATCAAGTCCAGTAGTTCTTTTGTGGTAAATTGTTCAGGCATATAGTCCGGTTGGATACCATGATCCTTTAAGGCTTTTGTAGTAGAAGTCCCAATACTGATAATTGATGGTCCTGCAAGGATGCGCAGATCCTGGTTATGGGCTTGTAAGGCTTTGAAAAAACAAGTCACACCAAAAGGACTGGTAAAAACAATAGCACCCAACCCGGAAAACCAGTCTTTGGTAAAATACTCAAAATCCGGACGCAATATTCTATGGGTAATCATAGGCATTTCAACCACTTCGGCCCCCTGGTCTTTTAGATTCTGAAGCAACTTAGCTCGGTTGGTCATTTTGTCTTTATCCGAAGATCCTACCTCGTTTTTTACTTCAGGTGTCGGCAAGGTGAGCAATAATTTTTTCCCAAATAAAGGTTTACCTTCAAGGTTTACCAATTGATGATGAAAACCTGCCACTTCACCAATGACGATCAAACCGGAACGGCTTTCATGTTCATCAACGGCTATGCTAAGTTCATCTAGTCTTACACTGACGGTTGCTTGCTGGGGTGTTGTTGCATGATAAATGATGGCAACCGGGGTCTTAGCCGGTTTGCCTGCATTTAAAAATCCTTCAGCTATGGCCCCTGCTTGTCCAATACCCATTAGAATGACACAGGTCCCTCCCGCTTTTGTCAAGGCTTCATAATCCATAGGTGCACCCGACTTGGAAAGATGGCCTGTCATCACATGAAAAGATGCGGACAATCCCCTGTGTGTTATAGGAATACCGGCGTAAGTCAAGCCACCTATAGCGGATGTAATGCCCGGTACCACATCGTAATCTACACCTGCTTCTTTAAGGGCCAAGGCTTCTTCACTACCCCGGCCAAAAACATAAGGGTCGCCCCCTTTAAGACGAACCACTTTAAGTCCAAGTAAAGCTTTTTCAATCAATAAGGCGTTGATATTTTCTTGGGTCATGGTGTGATCCCCGGCTTTTTTACCCACATATATTTTTTCTGAGTACGTAGGTGCTAGATCCAGTAACGCCTTACCACTTAAGTAATCATAGGCAATAACGTCCGCTTCACTTAGATAACGCATCCCTTTAACAGTAATCAGTTCCGCGTCTCCGGGACCGGCACCTACCAAGGCAACAAACCCTGTTTTTTTAGATGTAAGTTTTTGGGCCATATGGCGACCATGATGGATCAGTTGATCTTCTAAAAACTTCATCTGTCGTTCATTTTGGACCACATCCAAATCATGGATAAGACCAAGGTTTAGAGTCTCTCTATGAGCTGTTTGCCCATGCTCATCGCCTAATAGACTATAGAAAGTAAGGTTAAGGTCTTTGGATAGGTCAAGGTAACCACCAATCGCCATATGACAAGACCCCTGTGTGCCTTTTAGATAAGCGCGCTCCAGTCTTGCCTGTAATGTGGCTTTATGATTTTGAATCGATGCCAGAAGCCTAAATAAAGTTTCATCTTCTTCTCGAATCTCCAGTCCCAGTATGCCTTGGCAAGGTGCCGGTATCATTTCCTTATAATCTAAAGGAATAAAGTTTAGGTGTGGGTATTCTTTTTTCAAATCCAAACGGTGGATACCGGCTTGTGCCAAAACAATCCCATCTAATTTGTTTTCATAAATACCATCTTGATCATCTTGATTATTTTCATCATTTTTATCCAACTTTTTAAGCCTTGTATCAATGTTCCCACGGATATTCTCAAAGACCACCTCAATACCTAGACCAGAGAATAAACGCTTAAGCTCGACCCTACGTCTTGGACTACCTGTGCCGATGATCAATTTGGGAGGTAAGTTTTCCAGACTTGCCCCTTCTTTTGTAATGAGATAATCAAAAGGGTTTTCTCTTTTGATCGTACCACTAAGGATCAGTCCTTGAGGTAACTGGGCCGGCATGTCTTTAAGACTATGAACGGCCAAATCAATGCTCTTATCAAGAAGAGCTTGTTCAATTTCCTTGATAAATAAGCCCTGTCCGCCAATCTGAGACAAAGGTGTTGTTTGGTCCCTGTCCCCTTTGGTTTCAATAATGACACATTCAAGTTCTAAGGGTTCATTGGATGAAATGGATGTATTAGATGGGTCAGAACTTAGTTGATCGGCTTTTTTTTGATAGGCTTTTTGTAGATGAGACATTACAAGTTCTGTCTGTTTAAGTGCAAGGGCACTGCCCCGTGTTCCTAATCTTATTTTCATGTCATCCCCCGTTTATGGTCAGTTTCTCCAAAATACGTCTTAAGGTCTCGGTATCTTTATAAATGATGGCGCGTAACATCTTGTTTCTCTTGACCGAATCTCTTTCCATCTCTTTAAAAATTGTTCTAATTGCTCCCAGTAACTTTATTTTTTCTTCCCAGCTTTCATCATATTCTTCTTTAAGCTTACCAATGATTTTTTGTCCCAGTATGGGGCTTTGCCCACTGGTGCTCACCGAAAAAATAAGTTGACCTCGTTTTAAGGCTGAGGTAAATACCACATCACATAAATCCGGTTGATCCACCACATTACATAGAATATGAAGTGCCCTGCAGTCCTCATAGACCTGTCTATTAACAAGTGCATCATTGGTTGCAGAAATAACTAAAAAAGCATTTGTAATATGGTCCTTATGATAGGGACTGACCCTACATTGTACCTTAGGACCCATTTCTAATAGACTTGGCAAAAAATTCAAGCTAACCGCTTCAACCCTTGCATCAAAGTTAATTAATTTTTGGATTTTTTCAAGGGCAACCGATCCGCCGCCAATGACCACAATCTTTTTTCCTTCTGTATTCAACATAACCGGTAAGTACATAGCCTCACTCCAAATCGTATAATTTTTTCATTAAGGTCAAAGCCTCTTTAAGCTCTTCTTGTTCCATATTCTTTAATCCCAAAATGGGCTCTTTCACCACCCTAAGGACCGCTGATTTAATGACTTTTTCAATATAAGCGCTTTCTTTATGACTCAGTTGTATCTTTTTATGAATCAAGTCCATAGCGTCCCCATAAGCTGTCTGAACCTTGTTCTGAAGACCTTCAATCGTCGGATCAGCAACTGAACGCATCATCCAGTCTTTAAGCATTTCGACTTCATGGGGTATTTTTTCTATCATACGATTGGCCATTTCTCGTCTGACTTCTAGGTTGTCTTCAATGGTCTTTCCAATCTCATCGATACCTAGGACTTGAGTGTGCTCCAATGTATCGATTCGTCGTTCAATATCTGCAGGAACCGCCAAGTCTATGAACAACTGATTTTTTGCTTTACCTTGATACAGGTTCATGGTTTCCAACAATCGGTCATACGAAAAGATATAATGGGGACTGCTGGTAGCACTGATGATACAATCCACTTGGCTTAGAAAAGCATACCGCTCTTCGTAGGGTAATGAGCCATCATCCGGATCTAAGCTATTCATTTGACATATGGAACGGCTTGTTTTATATATGACCAAACCTTCTTTCGTAGCCACTTCATCAAAATACTTCTTGACCAGACGGCCTGTTTCACCAAGACCGACAATCATAACCCCTTTACCACCCGTTGTCCTTAGAAATTCCATGGCACGCTTATAAGCCAGATACGCTACGGAGATGGGCAGATGAGATATACCGACTCTGGTTCTGATTTCTTTAGAAAAACGGATGCTTTCTTGGAAAAGTCGGTTTAATATTTTATTGCTGATGCCCATTTTGGATGCCAAAAGCCAAGCGTCCTTCACTTGGGATAGAATCTGATCCTCCCCAAGTACCATAGAATCCAGACCGGCTGTTACTTTCAGTAAATGG from Petrocella atlantisensis includes:
- the cobA gene encoding uroporphyrinogen-III C-methyltransferase, which gives rise to MKIRLGTRGSALALKQTELVMSHLQKAYQKKADQLSSDPSNTSISSNEPLELECVIIETKGDRDQTTPLSQIGGQGLFIKEIEQALLDKSIDLAVHSLKDMPAQLPQGLILSGTIKRENPFDYLITKEGASLENLPPKLIIGTGSPRRRVELKRLFSGLGIEVVFENIRGNIDTRLKKLDKNDENNQDDQDGIYENKLDGIVLAQAGIHRLDLKKEYPHLNFIPLDYKEMIPAPCQGILGLEIREEDETLFRLLASIQNHKATLQARLERAYLKGTQGSCHMAIGGYLDLSKDLNLTFYSLLGDEHGQTAHRETLNLGLIHDLDVVQNERQMKFLEDQLIHHGRHMAQKLTSKKTGFVALVGAGPGDAELITVKGMRYLSEADVIAYDYLSGKALLDLAPTYSEKIYVGKKAGDHTMTQENINALLIEKALLGLKVVRLKGGDPYVFGRGSEEALALKEAGVDYDVVPGITSAIGGLTYAGIPITHRGLSASFHVMTGHLSKSGAPMDYEALTKAGGTCVILMGIGQAGAIAEGFLNAGKPAKTPVAIIYHATTPQQATVSVRLDELSIAVDEHESRSGLIVIGEVAGFHHQLVNLEGKPLFGKKLLLTLPTPEVKNEVGSSDKDKMTNRAKLLQNLKDQGAEVVEMPMITHRILRPDFEYFTKDWFSGLGAIVFTSPFGVTCFFKALQAHNQDLRILAGPSIISIGTSTTKALKDHGIQPDYMPEQFTTKELLDLIHHKMDRQQLSQGICFYRSKLGNTEIIKALSEKTQVTDVHLYEVLPTKIKVDLQEQWYDGVVFTSRSAVEAFIATNNENYTQMSRSIPAYSIGPMTTEALKEYHWSLIHEATTHSYQGIYETIMEKISL
- a CDS encoding sirohydrochlorin chelatase; translated protein: MKKGLMILAHGSKVDETDQIMTKYLEAVSASVNYDQVEKAYLQMMLPSVEMAFLKFHEMNVRDLTILPFFIFNGNHIRMDIPAKLEEMTQLYPEVKIRLLENIGFDQKMADLIIERVAI
- a CDS encoding methyl-accepting chemotaxis protein, which produces MKLKGKIVLITGIIIVIAISIQGIVSTLASNSAMESVVTLQLQDQISNIKSDIQSATEVVAITRNALDEKNIALTKSIVQLIAEDETWLETGRMSALANQLNVSEIHVIDGSGVLTHGNIEGFYGFDFSTSEQTLPFLDLIGKTDGVLAQAPEARGTDNTLFQYIGASRIDAPGLVQIGIEPTAVQELLDNLDVQKSIERLVVGEGGYALIVDENDTIINHKDMSFVGKNVEEIPWLSGTLSQPDAIDTIHDDGVSYYAMSHSLDGIRLVVTYPLAEVERIRMASVINNVIGILVAIILLVLIIQWIIGKWVSKPIRLIQEGMNEVGQGNFTASVNYHSKDEIGALALDFTKMTENVRRLIHETTQRIESVASASERINHNVDGLTTSSNETTRAIEEIANGASELALNVNDRLIAGKQLGDSVNMIFDRLSEAKNESDGMVNSNALGRTKINTLQTVFKTTVQNTNDVANNVNTLNKSSQAIENIVVTIQGISAQTNLLALNASIEAARAGEAGRGFAVVADEIRKLAEQSSRSAEEINDIIAGIIHVVEGTSKTVVETQNSVESAQLNLDETVSVFDDMDTSVTKVEGVIDAFITETKNIEQLKNELLTSLESMAAISQESAASTEEINASTEEQMSRVTEISEAILHLNEDILKLSDEMQHFEA
- a CDS encoding precorrin-2 dehydrogenase/sirohydrochlorin ferrochelatase family protein — encoded protein: MYLPVMLNTEGKKIVVIGGGSVALEKIQKLINFDARVEAVSLNFLPSLLEMGPKVQCRVSPYHKDHITNAFLVISATNDALVNRQVYEDCRALHILCNVVDQPDLCDVVFTSALKRGQLIFSVSTSGQSPILGQKIIGKLKEEYDESWEEKIKLLGAIRTIFKEMERDSVKRNKMLRAIIYKDTETLRRILEKLTINGG
- the hemB gene encoding porphobilinogen synthase, producing the protein MGYLPTRLRQHGVLRKMVRDVQLTMDDMIYPIFIVEGENVYKEIESMKGQYHISVDQLERLVPQWQSKGIKSLLIFGVPDEKDAEGACAYDDNGIVQKALRAIKAISSEIFLITDICLCQYKSDGHCCFFDPQGKIKREETLRTLDKIAISHGKAGADMVAPSDMMDGRINSLRTALDKNGFEHLPIMAYSAKYASSFYGPFRDAAHSAPAMGDRQAYQMDFHRASEAISEFELDVKEGADILMVKPAMPYLDIVSKASERFNRPIAAYQVSGEYAMLERGVRENLIAEKSIYESLIGIKRAGANLILSYFAPVVQELIEKYSE
- a CDS encoding C-GCAxxG-C-C family protein, with protein sequence MTKNENALELFACGYNCAQSVLGAFCEELGVNKETAFKIASGFGGGMRQGEVCGAVTGALMAIGLKEGFYEEGDVTGKAHIAEKIIAFESMFEEKNGSILCKTLLGYNPSIESDLKIIKEKGLFTSLCPKFIDDGVLMTEKVLLNR
- the hemL gene encoding glutamate-1-semialdehyde 2,1-aminomutase, with product MKNKELFEAAKKVMPGGVNSPVRSFGSVDTPPIFAKKAIGAQVWDVEDKAYIDFIGGFGPHILGHANPVVLEGVAGVLSEGISFGLSTAIEVEMAQTINRLMPSMEMVRMVNSGTEATMSAIRLARGYTKRDKILKFEGCYHGHSDGLLIKSGSGGLSFNVPTSAGVLDALVEHTLVGQINDIEGLEALWARHGHELAGVIVEPVAANMGIVPLDQAFLKRLRDLTMSTKTVLIFDEVITGFRLGLGGAQGYYNIQPDLTCLGKIIGGGMPVGAYGGRADIMAHISPLGDVYQAGTLSGNRVAMAMGLNTINYLEKHPEIYRQLEEKAVFLETAMIDNLKAAGIQGQVNRVGSLLSLFFTKEPVTDYHSVMKSDTEVFGRYFASMLEAGILLAPSTFEAMFLSMAHDDEVLKTFIDIQKEVLKSL
- the hemA gene encoding glutamyl-tRNA reductase, which encodes MIVNVVGVSYKEMEVGLREQLAWTQTKRMEYQIQLFESVGGNVLLSTCNRFELYYTGADTDVLEVIEGIIDQLNPEDGSIFRERLWSLTGDAAITHLLKVTAGLDSMVLGEDQILSQVKDAWLLASKMGISNKILNRLFQESIRFSKEIRTRVGISHLPISVAYLAYKRAMEFLRTTGGKGVMIVGLGETGRLVKKYFDEVATKEGLVIYKTSRSICQMNSLDPDDGSLPYEERYAFLSQVDCIISATSSPHYIFSYDRLLETMNLYQGKAKNQLFIDLAVPADIERRIDTLEHTQVLGIDEIGKTIEDNLEVRREMANRMIEKIPHEVEMLKDWMMRSVADPTIEGLQNKVQTAYGDAMDLIHKKIQLSHKESAYIEKVIKSAVLRVVKEPILGLKNMEQEELKEALTLMKKLYDLE